The following coding sequences are from one Dreissena polymorpha isolate Duluth1 chromosome 8, UMN_Dpol_1.0, whole genome shotgun sequence window:
- the LOC127842620 gene encoding uncharacterized protein LOC127842620, producing MLLAQYFTRSMWFCATLLLTSASTSWLLPLKPETDVTQGDLPVCSSYDSLCGLNYRYITDSGEPVELFKSQSNICKCQNGNTCSGDWFNMSNSMVQTLTTERGFHLEAKIEFCELASNQKPCAFGSPVLTTKGQGPLSFELATPMSCRCARPLVAQASWEKGAYFYTQYGCGQAWCTRKSADVCKIVSLNAGGTYFERYLCRCRRSDACGGDLPTADLPTTNHTCFSRQASSDTSLAWKSLKP from the exons ATGTTGCTTGCACAATACTTCACGCGATCAATGTGGTTTTGTGCCACACTACTATTGACGTCGGCCTCAACGTCATGGCTTCTCCCGCTAAAACCAGAAACAGACGTTACACAG GGAGACCTACCAGTGTGTTCCTCCTACGACAGTCTATGCGGATTGAACTATCGGTACATAACGGATTCCGGCGAACCAGTCGAGCTTTTTAAAAGCCAATCAAACATCTGCAAATGTCAGAACGGAAACACGTGCTCAGGAGACTGGTTCAACATGTCTAACTCTATGGTTCAGACTCTGACCACCGAAA GAGGATTCCACCTGGAGGCAAAAATAGAGTTCTGTGAACTGGCATCCAATCAGAAACCGTGCGCCTTTGGATCTCCAGTGCTAACAACGAAAGGCCAAGGCCCGCTATCATTCGAGTTGGCCACACCAATGTCGTGCCGATGTGCCCGCCCATTGGTTGCTCAAGCGTCCTGGGAGAAGGGAGCTTACTTTTACACGCAATATGGGTGTGGTCAG GCGTGGTGTACAAGGAAATCTGCCGACGTATGTAAAATAGTGTCGTTGAACGCGGGCGGGACATATTTCGAGAGGTACTTGTGTCGGTGCCGACGAAGCGACGCCTGTGGTGGCGACCTCCCGACAGCCGATCTGCCGACGACAAACCACACCTGCTTCTCCCGACAGGCTTCGTCGGACACAAGTCTTGCATGGAAATCGTTAAAACCGTAG